The following coding sequences are from one Fimbriimonadaceae bacterium window:
- a CDS encoding CofH family radical SAM protein, producing MGIDPKRVVGEELYPVYLKVEAGERLTAEDGVALFDSPNLTGVGFMANLVRERRHGKTTYFVRNQHINYTNICNKFCKFCSFYAKKGGPDPYEMSIEEVRKRAQWHKEVDLTEIHMVGGINPRLPYSYYMDMVRVVKETLPGVHVKAFTAIEIEQIARKGNVSIDQALKDLIEAGLDSLPGGGIEVLSDRVHRELFGRKLGGEEWKAVARSAAKLGLKQYATMLYGHIETNEERVQHLVQLRELQDETGHFVSFTPLCFHPENTELADRKMPSAYVDLRNIAVARLMLDNFDHIKSFWIMNTPEVTQAALWYGANDTDGLVHEYEITYNEGDFGNKKQVLTFANMCAMIEEAGREPVERDSLYRPIQREGGSASPRARNLTPLSVVG from the coding sequence ATGGGAATCGACCCGAAGCGTGTCGTCGGTGAAGAGCTTTACCCGGTCTACTTGAAGGTCGAGGCGGGCGAGCGGTTGACCGCCGAGGACGGCGTGGCCCTCTTCGACTCCCCGAACTTGACCGGTGTCGGTTTCATGGCCAACCTGGTGCGAGAGCGGCGGCACGGCAAGACCACCTACTTTGTCCGCAACCAGCACATCAACTACACGAACATCTGTAACAAGTTCTGTAAGTTCTGTTCGTTTTACGCCAAGAAGGGCGGCCCGGACCCCTACGAAATGTCCATCGAAGAGGTCCGCAAGCGGGCGCAGTGGCACAAGGAGGTCGACCTCACCGAGATCCACATGGTGGGGGGCATCAACCCAAGGTTGCCGTACAGCTATTACATGGACATGGTGCGGGTCGTCAAGGAGACCCTGCCGGGGGTGCATGTCAAAGCGTTCACCGCCATTGAGATCGAACAGATCGCCCGAAAGGGCAACGTCTCCATCGACCAGGCCCTGAAGGACTTGATCGAGGCCGGTCTGGACTCGTTGCCGGGCGGCGGTATCGAAGTCCTCAGCGACCGCGTGCACCGCGAGTTGTTCGGCCGGAAACTCGGAGGCGAGGAGTGGAAGGCGGTGGCCCGTTCGGCCGCCAAGCTCGGTCTGAAGCAGTACGCGACGATGCTTTACGGGCACATCGAGACGAACGAGGAGCGTGTCCAGCACCTCGTCCAGTTGCGCGAGTTGCAGGACGAGACCGGTCACTTCGTCTCGTTCACGCCGCTGTGCTTCCACCCGGAGAACACCGAGCTCGCCGACCGCAAGATGCCGTCCGCCTACGTCGACCTGCGGAACATCGCGGTCGCCCGGCTGATGCTCGACAATTTCGACCACATCAAGAGCTTCTGGATCATGAACACGCCGGAAGTCACCCAGGCCGCCCTCTGGTACGGCGCCAACGACACCGACGGGCTGGTCCACGAGTACGAGATCACCTACAACGAGGGTGACTTTGGCAACAAAAAGCAGGTCCTGACCTTTGCGAACATGTGCGCGATGATCGAGGAGGCGGGGCGCGAGCCGGTCGAGCGGGACTCTCTGTACCGGCCGATCCAGCGCGAGGGCGGGTCCGCCTCACCGCGGGCGCGGAATCTGACGCCGCTCAGCGTCGTCGGTTAG
- the hisS gene encoding histidine--tRNA ligase produces the protein MAGKYQAPRGTADIVPAPYAKEPVFEVHRWQAAEQVFRQVAGLYGYQEVRTPIFEDLDLFLRTSGETSDIVSKEMYDFTDKGGRHVALRPEGTAPAMRAYIEHPMGGQGVVTRLGYFGPVFRYNRPQKGRYRQFHQAGYELIGSPSPLADAEIIDVTVRFFHLMGLADVVVKVNSIGRGETRADYERAVLQHVGGWMADQDGETRAKAEKNPLRLLDTKDPDLRRVLDGLPSILGFLGDESKVSFEALQGHLREQGTAFEVDDSIVRGLDYYTDTVFEVVSAEFGALCGGGRYDGLVEQLGGPSTPSVGVGIGVERALHVAELAGQAAKPKVATRWYVVAATEAARDAARGLARELRARGAGCSLDLDGRSVKAQFKQADRNGAVLAAVIGDDELAAGTVSVKDLVTGEQKTLPHDVVLRIADD, from the coding sequence GTGGCGGGCAAGTACCAGGCTCCCCGTGGCACGGCGGACATCGTTCCCGCCCCCTACGCCAAGGAACCGGTCTTCGAGGTCCACCGGTGGCAGGCGGCCGAACAGGTGTTCCGTCAAGTGGCAGGTTTATACGGGTACCAAGAAGTTCGGACACCGATCTTTGAGGACCTCGACCTGTTCTTGCGCACGAGCGGCGAGACCAGCGACATCGTCAGCAAGGAGATGTACGACTTCACGGACAAGGGGGGGCGGCACGTCGCCCTGCGTCCAGAGGGCACCGCACCGGCGATGCGCGCCTACATCGAGCACCCGATGGGCGGGCAGGGCGTCGTCACCCGGTTGGGTTACTTCGGCCCCGTCTTCCGCTACAACCGACCGCAGAAGGGGCGGTACCGCCAGTTCCACCAGGCGGGCTATGAGTTGATCGGTAGCCCATCGCCGTTGGCGGACGCCGAGATCATCGACGTGACGGTACGGTTCTTCCACCTGATGGGGCTCGCGGACGTTGTTGTGAAAGTCAACTCCATCGGCCGAGGCGAGACCCGGGCCGACTACGAAAGGGCGGTGCTCCAGCACGTGGGCGGGTGGATGGCCGACCAAGACGGCGAAACCCGGGCGAAAGCGGAGAAGAACCCGCTGAGACTGCTGGACACCAAAGACCCCGACCTCCGCCGGGTCCTCGACGGCTTGCCGTCGATCCTTGGCTTCCTCGGTGACGAGAGCAAGGTTTCGTTCGAGGCGCTGCAGGGGCACCTGCGCGAACAAGGTACGGCCTTCGAGGTCGACGACAGCATCGTCCGCGGCCTGGACTACTACACGGATACCGTCTTCGAGGTGGTCAGTGCGGAGTTCGGCGCCCTCTGTGGCGGCGGGCGGTACGACGGCTTGGTCGAACAACTGGGCGGCCCGTCGACACCCAGCGTCGGGGTGGGTATCGGGGTGGAGCGCGCCCTCCACGTCGCCGAGCTCGCCGGGCAAGCGGCCAAGCCCAAGGTCGCGACCCGGTGGTATGTCGTCGCCGCCACCGAGGCGGCCCGTGACGCGGCCCGCGGGCTGGCCCGGGAACTGCGGGCCCGGGGGGCAGGATGTTCGCTGGACCTGGACGGGCGGTCGGTGAAAGCTCAGTTCAAGCAGGCCGACCGCAACGGGGCCGTCCTCGCCGCCGTCATCGGTGACGACGAGCTTGCCGCCGGGACGGTGTCGGTGAAAGACCTGGTCACGGGCGAGCAGAAGACCCTCCCCCACGACGTCGTGTTGAGGATCGCCGATGACTAG
- the flhA gene encoding flagellar biosynthesis protein FlhA yields MNLDAMRQLQQVLKHTDLLLGLGVLVVVAMLVMPLPDIILDLGLVTTLAGSLVILLTSVNVKDPLQFSVFPSLLLVTTLMRLALSIAATKLILGNGHAGNVIGTFGQFVLGGNFVVGFISFLILMIVQFVVITNGSTRVSEVVARFTLDAMPGKQMAIDADLAAGLIDEEGARARRKQVKQEADFYGAMDGASKFVKGDAVASLLIIAINILGGFATGFMRGEGDPMAILSTYAILSVGEGLVSQIPALLISTASGLLVTRAGQETGMAGTMFGQVLGQPRALATAGVAIGCFALVPGFPSVIFLAVGGLMFAISRIAKSNPDISKGLLSPPVEKAPKPVVPVVPTGPEAVLPLVNVDALEIEIGYGLTKLADTRVGGDLSERVTATRRQIALEIGYVMPSVRIRDNAMLGPYEYVIKVRGEDVAKGEAQPDCLLAIDSGNVLNPVIGTPTVEPVFKLDAVWVEPPMREQAERSGYTVVEPTAMMTTHLAEVVKTHAAELLSRQEVQQLLETTKNTNEAVVNELQPAGVGLGDVQKVFQHLLRERVPIRDVITILETMADFAGRVKDMEQMGELVRASIARTITRQYIDEAGKLWCLTMDAATERAMQEAVQSTAGGVMVSLEPTQQQAFVQEVSQQVETATAQSRQVVLLCGTQVRLALRKLMERTGVTVPVMAYNEVSAQAEVEFCGQVAVAAAVA; encoded by the coding sequence GTGAACCTCGACGCCATGCGCCAGCTGCAACAAGTCCTGAAGCACACCGACCTCTTGCTTGGCTTGGGCGTGCTCGTCGTCGTGGCCATGCTGGTCATGCCGTTGCCCGACATCATCCTTGACCTGGGTCTGGTCACCACCCTCGCCGGGTCGCTGGTCATCTTGCTCACCAGCGTCAATGTCAAGGACCCCCTCCAGTTCAGCGTTTTCCCGTCGCTCCTCCTTGTCACCACGCTGATGCGCCTGGCCTTGAGCATCGCGGCCACCAAGCTGATCCTTGGGAACGGCCATGCCGGCAACGTCATCGGCACGTTCGGCCAGTTCGTGCTGGGCGGTAACTTCGTCGTCGGTTTCATCAGCTTCCTCATCCTCATGATCGTGCAGTTCGTGGTCATCACGAACGGTTCGACACGCGTCTCCGAGGTCGTCGCCCGGTTCACCCTCGACGCCATGCCCGGCAAACAGATGGCGATCGACGCCGACTTGGCCGCCGGTCTGATCGACGAAGAAGGAGCCCGGGCCCGCCGCAAACAGGTCAAGCAGGAGGCCGACTTCTACGGCGCGATGGACGGCGCGAGCAAGTTCGTGAAGGGCGACGCGGTCGCCAGCCTGCTCATCATCGCGATCAACATTCTGGGTGGCTTTGCCACGGGCTTCATGCGCGGCGAAGGCGACCCCATGGCGATCCTCAGCACCTACGCCATCCTGTCCGTCGGCGAAGGTCTGGTCAGCCAGATTCCGGCCCTGCTCATCTCCACCGCAAGCGGCCTCCTTGTCACCCGCGCCGGTCAAGAGACCGGGATGGCGGGCACGATGTTCGGCCAAGTGCTGGGCCAGCCTCGGGCCCTCGCTACCGCCGGTGTCGCGATCGGGTGCTTCGCCCTGGTCCCTGGGTTTCCGAGCGTGATCTTCCTCGCCGTCGGGGGGCTGATGTTCGCCATCAGCCGCATCGCCAAGAGCAACCCGGACATCTCGAAAGGGCTCTTGTCCCCGCCCGTCGAGAAGGCGCCCAAGCCGGTGGTCCCTGTCGTCCCGACGGGCCCGGAGGCCGTCTTGCCGCTGGTCAATGTCGACGCACTGGAGATCGAAATCGGCTACGGCCTGACCAAACTCGCCGACACTCGGGTCGGTGGCGACCTCTCCGAGCGTGTCACGGCCACCCGCCGCCAGATCGCCCTGGAGATCGGCTATGTCATGCCCAGCGTCCGCATCCGCGACAACGCGATGCTCGGCCCCTACGAGTACGTCATCAAGGTCCGGGGGGAAGACGTCGCCAAGGGAGAGGCTCAGCCGGACTGCCTGTTGGCGATTGACAGCGGCAACGTCCTGAACCCGGTCATCGGCACGCCGACGGTCGAACCGGTGTTCAAGCTGGACGCCGTGTGGGTCGAACCGCCGATGCGGGAGCAGGCAGAAAGAAGCGGCTACACCGTCGTCGAACCGACCGCGATGATGACGACGCACCTGGCCGAGGTCGTCAAGACCCATGCCGCCGAGCTCCTGAGCCGCCAGGAAGTCCAACAACTCCTTGAGACCACGAAGAACACCAACGAAGCCGTCGTCAACGAACTCCAACCTGCCGGGGTGGGTCTGGGCGACGTCCAAAAGGTGTTCCAGCACCTGCTTCGCGAGCGGGTCCCGATCCGCGACGTCATCACCATCCTGGAGACCATGGCCGACTTTGCCGGCCGGGTCAAAGACATGGAGCAGATGGGCGAACTGGTGCGGGCGAGCATCGCACGCACCATCACCCGACAATACATCGACGAGGCCGGCAAGCTGTGGTGCCTGACGATGGACGCCGCCACCGAACGGGCCATGCAGGAGGCGGTGCAGTCGACGGCCGGAGGGGTGATGGTGTCCCTGGAACCCACCCAGCAGCAGGCCTTCGTCCAGGAAGTGTCCCAGCAGGTGGAGACGGCGACGGCCCAAAGCCGGCAAGTGGTCCTCTTGTGCGGCACCCAAGTGCGGCTCGCCCTGCGTAAGCTGATGGAGCGGACCGGCGTCACCGTGCCGGTGATGGCCTACAACGAGGTCTCCGCCCAGGCCGAGGTGGAGTTCTGCGGCCAAGTGGCGGTCGCCGCCGCCGTGGCCTAA
- a CDS encoding class II aldolase/adducin family protein — MTELELRAAICETGRRLWQRGLVGAAEGNISARLDDKRLLCTPSGLSKGHLRPDDIVVMDYKGGVVKGNAPSSEVKLHLAVYAGRPDCQAVVHAHPAMATGFALAGETVPDNWLPEAAIVLGSVANVPFGMPGTEELPAAIRPFLEDHKTFLLSHHGAVVMGNCLTDAYNRMETLERVCQVIANARMVGTPRPMPDDAFDHLLKVSLNGRLE; from the coding sequence ATGACCGAACTCGAACTACGGGCCGCCATCTGTGAGACCGGACGACGCTTGTGGCAGCGTGGGCTAGTCGGTGCCGCTGAAGGCAACATCAGCGCGCGCCTGGACGACAAGCGCCTTCTCTGCACGCCGAGCGGGCTCAGCAAGGGGCATCTGCGCCCAGACGACATCGTCGTCATGGACTACAAGGGCGGCGTGGTCAAGGGGAACGCCCCGAGCAGCGAGGTCAAACTGCACTTGGCGGTCTATGCGGGCCGTCCGGACTGCCAGGCGGTGGTCCACGCCCACCCCGCGATGGCGACCGGTTTCGCCTTGGCCGGTGAGACGGTGCCCGACAACTGGCTCCCCGAGGCGGCGATCGTCTTGGGCAGCGTCGCCAACGTCCCGTTTGGCATGCCAGGCACGGAAGAGTTGCCTGCGGCGATCCGGCCCTTTCTTGAGGACCACAAGACGTTCCTGCTCTCCCACCATGGCGCGGTGGTCATGGGAAATTGCCTGACCGACGCCTATAACCGTATGGAAACCTTAGAGCGTGTGTGCCAAGTGATCGCCAACGCGCGGATGGTCGGCACCCCGCGTCCGATGCCTGACGACGCGTTTGACCACCTCCTCAAGGTTTCCTTAAACGGGAGGCTCGAGTAG
- a CDS encoding insulinase family protein, producing the protein MAIAAPLLVALAMGHLSAPQVDQPRLRKDLGNGARLYTERRKGMDRFALCVAFEADDKTEGAVQGRRHLLEHMFARGDGTLDKTLEAKGCTLSASTTRDTMYIEVNGPTAALNDAVTVLRGLFMSPLKVTQEQIVREGAVLAEEAALRPWWASSTDAAWTEAFGAGGATLFPQAEDVAKVTPGECAELLSRTLVGSRTTMSLVADLDTDAMAKEAARAVGVLPKGEGAAVSRDSTQDVVTAGGDATVRAVVVPGLGFSSTMTAMAVAFALQDRVPGVQAVFTPSAHTCLVVVAFRTDDALARARQAAKDDRGTLAVVGRTAVRGWARGVSEDPLVGARTRALLMQTSGSASADLLLQQAAGVSDDAFLAMLDKVVGEATR; encoded by the coding sequence GTGGCGATCGCCGCCCCCCTTCTTGTCGCCCTCGCCATGGGGCACCTCTCCGCACCGCAAGTCGACCAGCCGCGCCTGCGCAAAGACCTGGGCAACGGGGCACGCCTCTACACCGAGCGGAGGAAGGGCATGGACCGGTTCGCCCTGTGCGTCGCCTTCGAGGCCGACGACAAAACGGAGGGGGCGGTACAGGGGCGACGTCATCTCCTCGAGCATATGTTCGCCCGCGGCGACGGGACGCTTGACAAGACTTTGGAAGCGAAAGGTTGTACGTTGTCGGCGTCCACGACGCGCGACACGATGTACATCGAGGTCAATGGCCCGACCGCGGCGCTGAACGACGCGGTCACGGTGCTGCGGGGGCTCTTTATGTCGCCTCTGAAGGTCACCCAGGAACAGATCGTCCGTGAAGGCGCCGTCTTGGCCGAAGAGGCGGCGCTTCGGCCTTGGTGGGCTTCGTCCACCGACGCAGCTTGGACAGAAGCGTTCGGCGCAGGCGGCGCGACACTCTTCCCTCAAGCAGAGGACGTCGCCAAGGTCACGCCGGGTGAGTGTGCCGAACTCCTGTCGCGCACCCTGGTCGGGAGCCGGACGACCATGTCGCTTGTCGCCGACCTGGACACCGATGCGATGGCCAAAGAGGCGGCACGGGCCGTCGGGGTCTTGCCCAAGGGTGAGGGGGCCGCAGTGTCCCGAGACTCCACCCAGGACGTCGTCACCGCGGGCGGGGACGCCACGGTCCGCGCCGTCGTCGTCCCCGGACTCGGGTTCTCGTCGACCATGACCGCCATGGCGGTCGCCTTCGCACTCCAGGACCGGGTCCCGGGGGTACAAGCCGTGTTCACGCCTTCCGCGCACACTTGCCTGGTTGTGGTGGCGTTCCGCACCGACGACGCCCTTGCCCGGGCCCGCCAGGCCGCCAAAGACGATCGCGGGACTCTTGCCGTCGTGGGGCGGACGGCCGTCCGAGGATGGGCGCGCGGGGTCTCGGAAGACCCGCTGGTCGGGGCACGGACACGGGCCTTGCTCATGCAGACGTCGGGCTCGGCGAGTGCCGACCTCCTCCTCCAGCAAGCCGCGGGAGTGAGCGACGACGCCTTCCTCGCCATGCTTGACAAAGTCGTCGGGGAGGCCACGCGGTGA
- a CDS encoding insulinase family protein, with amino-acid sequence MSLVATTVALLAAQQVVSPRVVEVPDAGADRVVVQVWARADLTGPRERAAWKILTASLLKGTSSFNDLTLVKYGSQGGVSPRVTATEDLVKIEVWMPADSLGLAVFIATSLAVEANLRDADLDAARAGLDGPDDPWRLAMDLWRTDKSSLRNDEVVALYHRVFRPEKMVVVVGGAVQPGAGQKEVFDRFRTYRIPPVGAKPRIDVSDKPLASTGAKFAVHGLFGKPLTPSTPGGSAKLLATVAAGVGKDCSLYRVLREEKGLSYELGSVFWPTSKGWSPRLVAFRAADTDPKGLAMTAEVAAAVRDDSAKWDDATLARAKLVARLALYGQFSPSPFRLVPDRPLSDGLADRCDWEGYWTLVNGSVISRETLVRTFDNIELEDLKKAALQLVDEGSLVTVPAGVAP; translated from the coding sequence GTGAGCCTTGTCGCCACGACCGTCGCCCTTCTCGCCGCCCAGCAGGTCGTTTCGCCTCGGGTCGTCGAAGTGCCGGACGCCGGTGCGGACCGGGTCGTGGTTCAAGTGTGGGCGCGGGCCGACTTGACCGGGCCGCGGGAACGAGCGGCGTGGAAGATACTGACGGCTTCCTTGCTGAAGGGCACGTCCAGCTTCAATGACCTGACTTTGGTCAAGTACGGCTCGCAAGGCGGTGTCAGCCCTCGGGTCACGGCGACGGAAGACCTCGTCAAGATCGAGGTGTGGATGCCGGCCGACTCGCTCGGCCTTGCTGTCTTCATCGCGACCTCGTTGGCCGTCGAGGCCAACCTGAGGGACGCAGACTTGGACGCGGCACGGGCGGGTCTGGACGGGCCGGACGACCCGTGGCGTCTTGCCATGGACCTCTGGCGCACCGACAAGTCGTCCCTGCGCAACGACGAGGTCGTCGCGCTGTACCACCGGGTGTTCCGTCCCGAGAAGATGGTCGTCGTCGTGGGCGGGGCCGTCCAGCCCGGGGCAGGGCAGAAAGAGGTCTTCGACCGATTCCGGACCTATCGGATCCCGCCGGTGGGCGCCAAGCCACGGATCGACGTCAGCGACAAGCCGCTGGCCTCCACCGGGGCGAAGTTTGCCGTCCATGGCTTGTTCGGCAAGCCGCTCACCCCATCCACCCCCGGTGGCTCGGCCAAGCTCCTCGCCACCGTCGCGGCCGGGGTGGGCAAAGACTGTTCGCTCTACCGCGTCCTGCGTGAGGAGAAGGGGCTCAGCTACGAACTGGGTTCGGTGTTTTGGCCGACCTCCAAAGGGTGGTCGCCCCGCCTCGTCGCGTTCCGGGCCGCCGACACCGACCCGAAGGGCCTCGCGATGACCGCCGAGGTCGCCGCCGCCGTCCGCGACGACTCGGCGAAGTGGGACGACGCGACCTTGGCCCGGGCCAAGTTGGTCGCGCGCCTTGCCCTCTACGGCCAGTTCTCCCCGTCTCCGTTCCGGCTCGTGCCCGACCGTCCACTGAGCGACGGCCTGGCCGACCGGTGCGACTGGGAGGGCTACTGGACCCTGGTCAACGGCAGCGTCATCAGCCGCGAGACCCTGGTCCGGACATTTGACAACATCGAGCTCGAGGATTTGAAGAAGGCGGCGCTCCAACTCGTCGACGAGGGCAGTCTGGTGACGGTCCCCGCTGGTGTGGCGCCCTGA
- a CDS encoding M1 family metallopeptidase, whose product MPSRRALSSTIVLASASLSLAQLPVQAKDRHEYDLLDVAWDISFDFAKGTVKGDVTNTLKTTKDGALLVFDRPKLTIDSVKVDGKTVAFEQNDTVMAVRVKGRAGRVMKVRVQYHGAPEAGIYFVPAKYAFPAKTPVVYTQGEMVDNRYWLPTYDWPDDKATSQGTVHLPKGWKALSNGQLRGVTHGKTEDVWRWRISRPHSTYLISLVAGPYDIVDDGHANVPVSTWVPQGLADWGKVTFGGTDKVIAFYNKLTGFDYPWEKYSQSAVPDFMFGGMENVTCTTQTIGALFPPSYVGFSDATGLVAHELAHQWFGDTVTCPDWPHAWINEGWASFLPSFWTREKEGEAAYTMARQGTLDGAASTSIFQSDRAMIHTKYKDPFDLFDGFAYGGGAARMFMLMHEVGEDKFWPAVKAYLNERKFENVTTEQFFASFSKSVGRDLDAFRRQWFYTKGAPSLTLVRNGQQTVVKQAKYPLAYPVPLDVLLVDHDGKVEKRSLHLTEDAAIDIPGADGRLVVLDPDCWLMARLDYDAGYTAEDWKLLYRVAPNDGCRDRLLNGPMAKALTSPDWVELARRERNPRLLRNMVGRIDNADIVLELTNHADKQVATTALGSLGRFKGNDAVRAKLERVWKSPDFPEYMKNSALQALFQIEPSDALADEAWAKPSQMLGYQGQALGYWTGKADDKARRLCLTLVTSDATAEPLRISALRALGHIKDKPGSREVYDTLVGYLKERSNSPLRTAINALADYGDPAAAPLIEAHRNHSLFFVRQDVERALNRLKR is encoded by the coding sequence GTGCCCAGCCGACGCGCCCTTTCATCGACCATCGTCCTTGCTTCTGCGTCCCTCAGCCTGGCCCAGTTGCCCGTCCAGGCCAAAGACCGCCACGAATACGACCTCCTCGACGTCGCCTGGGACATCTCGTTCGACTTCGCCAAGGGCACAGTCAAGGGGGATGTCACCAACACCCTCAAGACGACGAAGGACGGCGCGCTACTCGTCTTTGACCGCCCCAAGCTGACGATCGACTCGGTGAAGGTCGATGGCAAGACAGTCGCCTTCGAGCAAAACGACACGGTCATGGCGGTGAGGGTGAAGGGGCGGGCAGGTCGGGTTATGAAAGTCCGCGTCCAGTACCATGGCGCGCCCGAGGCGGGCATCTACTTCGTCCCTGCCAAGTACGCCTTCCCCGCCAAGACCCCGGTTGTCTACACCCAGGGCGAAATGGTCGACAACCGCTACTGGCTCCCCACTTACGACTGGCCCGACGACAAGGCGACCAGCCAGGGAACCGTCCACCTTCCCAAGGGTTGGAAAGCCCTCTCCAACGGGCAGTTGCGCGGGGTCACCCATGGGAAGACCGAAGACGTTTGGCGTTGGCGGATCAGCCGCCCCCATTCGACATACCTCATTTCCTTGGTCGCGGGGCCTTACGACATCGTCGACGACGGCCACGCCAACGTCCCGGTGAGCACTTGGGTGCCCCAAGGCCTCGCCGACTGGGGCAAGGTGACCTTTGGCGGCACCGACAAGGTCATCGCCTTCTACAACAAGCTGACCGGTTTCGATTATCCGTGGGAGAAGTACAGCCAGTCGGCCGTGCCCGACTTCATGTTCGGGGGCATGGAGAACGTGACCTGCACCACGCAGACGATCGGAGCGCTGTTCCCGCCCTCGTACGTCGGTTTCAGCGACGCGACCGGCCTCGTGGCCCACGAACTGGCCCACCAGTGGTTCGGCGACACGGTCACGTGCCCCGATTGGCCGCATGCCTGGATCAACGAAGGATGGGCGTCGTTCCTCCCGTCTTTCTGGACCAGAGAGAAGGAAGGCGAAGCCGCCTACACCATGGCCCGCCAGGGCACCCTGGACGGGGCCGCCTCGACCTCGATCTTCCAGTCCGACCGCGCGATGATCCACACGAAGTACAAGGACCCGTTCGACCTCTTCGACGGATTTGCCTACGGCGGCGGCGCGGCGCGCATGTTCATGCTGATGCACGAGGTCGGCGAGGACAAGTTCTGGCCGGCGGTCAAGGCCTATCTCAACGAGCGCAAGTTTGAGAACGTCACGACCGAGCAGTTCTTCGCCTCGTTCTCCAAGTCGGTCGGCCGCGACCTCGACGCCTTCCGTCGCCAATGGTTCTACACCAAGGGTGCGCCGTCCCTGACCCTTGTGCGGAACGGTCAGCAGACGGTCGTCAAGCAAGCCAAGTACCCCTTGGCGTACCCGGTGCCGCTCGACGTCCTTCTTGTCGACCATGACGGGAAGGTCGAGAAGCGGAGCCTCCACCTGACCGAGGACGCTGCGATCGACATCCCGGGCGCAGACGGTCGCCTGGTGGTCCTCGACCCCGATTGCTGGCTGATGGCCCGTCTGGACTACGACGCCGGATACACCGCAGAGGATTGGAAACTGCTCTACCGCGTCGCCCCGAACGACGGCTGCCGGGACCGGCTGCTCAACGGGCCGATGGCCAAGGCCCTCACCAGCCCCGACTGGGTGGAGTTGGCGCGAAGGGAACGCAACCCCCGGCTCCTCCGGAACATGGTGGGCCGGATCGACAACGCCGACATCGTCCTCGAACTGACGAACCACGCCGACAAGCAGGTCGCCACCACCGCTCTCGGCAGTTTGGGCCGGTTCAAGGGCAACGACGCCGTCCGGGCCAAGCTCGAACGAGTCTGGAAGTCCCCTGACTTCCCGGAGTACATGAAGAACTCCGCCCTCCAGGCGCTCTTCCAAATCGAGCCCTCGGACGCCCTCGCCGACGAGGCTTGGGCCAAACCCAGCCAGATGCTCGGGTACCAAGGCCAGGCCCTCGGCTATTGGACCGGGAAGGCCGACGACAAGGCGCGTCGCTTGTGCCTCACTCTGGTCACCTCGGACGCCACCGCCGAACCCCTCCGTATCAGCGCGCTCCGGGCACTGGGCCACATCAAAGACAAGCCGGGGAGCCGTGAAGTTTACGACACCCTGGTCGGCTATCTGAAGGAGCGGAGCAACTCACCGCTCCGGACGGCGATCAATGCCCTCGCGGACTATGGCGACCCCGCCGCGGCGCCCCTCATCGAAGCTCACCGGAACCACAGCCTCTTCTTCGTCCGTCAAGACGTCGAACGGGCGCTCAACCGGCTGAAACGGTGA
- a CDS encoding J domain-containing protein yields the protein MSEFQRAYDLLRGYVNREWDRIKGIEWDDAWKELNAATRTPSASDLAEGEVSAVDSVSGQAAPAPRATPTEGDLKAQARQILGVGPQDDFDAVRRAFEKLNRRTQPDNFTPGSDEAKSATALRARVQWAYTVLTADMTQSEKRFKSLEID from the coding sequence TTGAGCGAGTTCCAGCGCGCTTACGACCTGCTGCGCGGCTATGTCAACCGCGAATGGGACAGGATCAAGGGCATCGAATGGGACGACGCGTGGAAGGAACTCAACGCGGCCACCCGCACGCCCTCGGCCAGCGACCTTGCCGAAGGCGAGGTGTCGGCGGTGGATTCGGTTTCCGGGCAGGCCGCACCAGCCCCCCGGGCGACGCCGACCGAGGGAGACCTGAAAGCGCAGGCCCGCCAGATCCTCGGAGTCGGGCCTCAAGACGACTTTGACGCCGTCCGCCGGGCCTTTGAAAAACTCAACCGACGGACGCAACCAGACAACTTCACGCCCGGATCGGACGAGGCCAAGAGTGCGACAGCATTGCGGGCGCGCGTGCAGTGGGCCTACACCGTCCTCACCGCCGACATGACCCAGTCGGAAAAGCGGTTCAAGTCCCTCGAAATCGACTGA